In Kangiella koreensis DSM 16069, the DNA window CGTCAATACCCACCGGGTTTTACACATTCACCACAACAAACCCGGCATTTTATCGCAAATCAACCAGATCCTATCGCAAAATGACATCAATATCTCCGCACAATATTTACAAACACAAGGTGATATTGGCTATGTGGTCACCGATATCGACAAAGGGTCGAGTCAAATAGCACTTGAGAAGATGCGGGAAATTGAAGGAACGATACGAGCAAGAGTGCTCTACTAGTCTTAATGTTCAACCACAAAAAAGGCCAGCAGATGCTGGCCTTTTTTATTTTCTGAGAAATTACTTAACGCGTGGATCAAGCTTTCCAGCTTTGTAATCAAGCGCCATCTGTTCCATATTGATAGCCTTGATCTTGCCAGCGTTACCGGCGGTGCCAAAGGCTTCATAACGTGCTTTACAGATTGCCTGCATGGCATCTTGGGCCGCTTTGTTATATTTACGTGGGTCAAATTCTTTTGGATTATGCTTCAAGAATTTGCGCACTGCACCGGTCGCCGCTAAACGTAAGTCGGTATCAATGTTGACCTTACGAACACCGTGCTTGATGCCTTCCTGAATTTCTTCAACCGGTACACCATAAGTTTCGCCCAGGTCACCACCGTATTCGTTGATAGTAGCCAACCAATCTTGTGGCACTGATGAAGAACCATGCATCACTAAATGCGTGTCTGGAATACGCTCATGAATCGCTTTAATTCGCTCAATCGCTAACACGTCGCCTGTTGGTGGACGAGTGAACTTATAGGCGCCATGAGAAGTACCGATAGCGATAGCCAAGGCATCCACTTTCGTGTCTTTAACAAATTGCGCCGCTTCTTCAGGATCGGTCAGTAGCTGATCATGACTTAACACGCCTTCGGCGCCTGAACCGTCTTCTTCACCCGCCATACCGGTTTCCAATGAACCTAAACAACCTAGCTCGCCTTCCACAGAAACACCACAGGCATGCGCCATTTCAGTAGCAAGCTTGGTTACGCGCACGTTGTACTCATAGCTTGCTGGTGTCTTCATGTCTTCTTCGAGCGAGCCATCCATCATCACTGATGAGAAGCCTAATTGGATTGACTGCTGACACACCGCTGGCGATGAACCATGGTCCTGATGCATACAGATTGGAATATGCGGAAATTCCTCGGTCGCCGCCACGATCAGGTGGCGCAGGAAATTTGAACCTGCATATTTACGAGCGCCTGCAGAAGCCTGAATGATTACTGGACTGTCAGTTTCATCCGCTGCCTGCATAACAGCACGCATCTGCTCAAGGTTATTAACGTTAAATGCCGGAATACCATAATTATGCTCTGCTGCATGATCGAGTAATTGGCGAAGTGTAATTAAAGCCATTTTCTTTCCCCTTAACTTTGTATCCTGTTCGACAGTCTTTAAGCTTAGCCTTTCGCTCGCTCTTCTAAGATTGCCACTGCTGGTAATTCTTTACCTTCTAAAAACTCAAGAAAAGCACCACCACCAGTTGAAATGTATGAAACCTTATCATTGATACCGTACTTATCAACCGCCGCTATGGTGTCGCCACCGCCCGCAATTGAAAAGGCATCGCTGTCAGCAATTGCTTTAGCAATCACTTCAGTACCATGACCAAACTGGTCAAACTCGAAAACACCGACTGGGCCATTCCAGACGATAGTTTTCGCTTCTTTTAGAATCTTGGCAAGATGTTCCGCTGACTGAGGGCCAATATCAAAAATCATATCATCTTCTGCCACATCCTTAACCGATTTCGTTTCCGCAGCTGCCGATTCTGCGAACTCTTTACCGGTTACTACATCGACCGGCACCGGAATATCGCCACCCTTCGATTGCGCCTGTTCAATTAAGCGCTTGGCTTCTGGCATCAAATCTTCTTCGTACAGAGACTTGCCTACCGGATTGCCCGTTGCCGCGATAAAAGTATTAGCAATACCGCCACCAACAATCAATTGGTCAACAATGTGTGATAACGAATCTAATACCGTTAATTTTGTTGAGACTTTTGAACCGCCGACAATGGCGACCATAGGACGCGCAGGATTATCAAGCGCTTTGCCTAGGGCTTCCAATTCACCGGCTAACAATGGACCCGCACAGGCAACTGGAGCAAATTTCGCAACACCATGAGTGGATGCTTGAGCACGATGGGCTGTACCAAAGGCGTCATGCACAAACACATCGCATAAATCAGCGTACATTTTGGCAAGACGATCATCATTGGCTTTTTCACCGACGTTGCAACGCACGTTCTCGAATAAAACCACTTCTCCTTGGTTAACCTCAACGCCATTTAAATATTCAGTGACCAGACGTACCGGAACATCCAGCACATCATTTAAATAGTCAGCAACGATTTGCATGGAATCGTTTTTAGTCAACACACCTTCAGTCGGACGACCACGGTGTGACATCACCATTAATTTAGCGCCTTTCTCCAACGCCAGCTTAATGGTCGGCAATGCCGCTTGAATGCGAACATCACTGGTGATTTTGCCATCTTTAACTGGCACATTAAGATCTTCACGAATTAAAACGCGCTTTCCCTGAAGATCCAGATCAGACATCTTTAACACATTCATAGTCTTAAACCATTCATGGTAGTTAAATTTTTTAAGCTAAATTTAACCTTAGCTTATAAATACAAATGGTGGGCCAAGGCCCACCCTACATTTTAGAGCGGTGCGTCACGACGCACCCTACAAAAGATAATACCTTCCAGAAGTTAGTACTCTGGATAGCTTAGATTCGAGTATCACGACAAAAAGACCGCTAATCTAAGCACATCGGTTAGTGTAGATCAGAAAATTGCTAGACAGACATCATCTTGATGGCAACGTCCAACATCCGGTTCGAGAAACCCCACTCATTATCGTACCAAGTAACCACTTTCACAAAGTTGCCATCTTGTACGCGAGTCAAACCAGAATCAAAGGTTGATGATGCTGGGCTGTGGTTAAAGTCTACTGACACCAATGGCTCGTCGTTGTAGCAAAGTACGTGTCCATCCGCTGCTTTCTTAACGATATCGTTAATTTCTTCAGCTGTAGTGTCACGACCCGCCTCGAAGGTTAAATCAACGCATGACACATTGATGGTTGGTACGCGCATAGCGAAGCCATCCAGCTTGCCGTTTAATTCTGGAAGCACTAAACCCACTGCTTTGGCGGCACCGGTTTTAGTTGGGATGATGCTTTGTGCTGCGGCACGGGCACGGCGTAAATCTGAATGCTGATTATCGATTAAACGCTGGTCATTGGTGTAGGCGTGAATCGTATTGACCAACCCTTTTTTGATACCAATGGTGTCATTTAGGACTTTGGCCAATGGCGCTAGACAGTTAGTGGTGCACGACGCGTTTGATACGACACGGTGTTCTGGCTTAAGAATGTCATCATTTACGCCAAATACTACGGTTGCGTCGACGTCTGCTGCACCTGGTGCTGAAATAAGAACTTTCTTTGCGCCGCCTTTGAAGTGCTTGGATGCGCCAGCCTGATCTTTAAATACGCCGGTACATTCAAAAACTACGTCAACGTCCTGCTCGCCCCATGGGATTAGCTCTGGATTACGCTCAGCGTATAACTTGATTTTATCGCCGTTAACAATCATGTATTCGCCATCGGTTGAAACGTCGGCATTAAAACGACCGTGAGTAGTATCATACTTCGTCAAATGAACGGTGGTTTCCGCTGGGTGTGAAGAGTTGATCGCAACCACTTGAATGCGATCACGGTAACCGTGCTCATAAATCGCACGAAGGGCGGTACGTCCAATACGACCATAACCATTAATTGCAACTTTAACTGTCATCTTTATCTCCAGAAATTACTCACGCGTTTAATCTAAAAGTTCTTCGGCCACAGCAACCACATTGTCCACTGTAAATCCAAAATGTTTGAACAGGTCACCCGCTGGGGCTGATTCGCCAAAGCTGGTCATGCCGACGATGCGGCCATCAAGGCCCACGTACTTGTACCAGTAATCGGCAATGCTTGCTTCGATAGCGACACGACTTGGTACGTCGCTTGGCAATACCGCTTCTTTATAGCTGGCATCTTGCGCTTCAAAGACATCGGTTGATGGCATAGAAACTACTCGCACCTGCTTGCCTTTCCCACTTAACTCTTTTGCCGCCTGGATAGCCAGCTCAACTTCTGAACCAGTGGCGATAAAAATTAATTCAGGTTTGTCAGTACAGTCGACTAACACATAACCGCCACGCTCAATACTGGCTAACTGCTCTGCGTCACGCTGCTGGTGTTGTAGATTCTGACGGCTAAGGCTCAAAGCAGTAGGGCCGTTGCGACGCTCAATAGCTACTTTCCAGGCCACTGCTGTTTCCACTGCATCGCATGGACGCCATACCGACATATTCGGCGTGGTACGTAAATTAGCTAACTGCTCAATTGGCTGGTGTGTTGGTCCATCTTCCCCCAAACCGATCGAATCATGGGTGAATACATAAATCGCTTGTTGTTTCATAAGCGCCGCCATGCGCAGTGCGTTACGGGCATATTCCATAAAGATCAGGAAGGTGCCGCCATAAGGCATCAAACCACCGTGTATGGCCATACCATTCATGATGGCGCACATACCAAACTCACGCACACCGTAGTACACATAGTTACCGCTGGCGTCTTTCGCTTCAATGCCTTTGGACTGGCTATGAATGGTCAGGTTTGAACCTGCCAAGTCTGCCGAACCGCCAACTAGCTCAGGTAATAAAGGCGCATAAGCATTGATCGCCATTTGTGAAGCTTTACGAGAAGCAACTACCTGGCCTTCTTCTTGCAACTTAGCAATATAGGCTTGAGCCTGTTCAGCAAAGTCTTCAGGTAGGCGACGGCTTAGACGACGCTCAAGCTCACTGCCTAACTCTGGGAAAGCCTCTTTGTAAGCAATAAATTTCTTATTCCAATCAGCTTCCTGCTGCTGACCAACTTGACGTGCGCTCCATTGTTCACGAATGCTTTCTGGAACTTCAAAGGCTGGATGTGGCCAGTTCAATTGCTTGCGAGCCAATTCGATTTCGTCATCACCTAACGGAGCACCGTGACATTCTTCTTTACCTTGT includes these proteins:
- a CDS encoding phosphoglycerate kinase encodes the protein MNVLKMSDLDLQGKRVLIREDLNVPVKDGKITSDVRIQAALPTIKLALEKGAKLMVMSHRGRPTEGVLTKNDSMQIVADYLNDVLDVPVRLVTEYLNGVEVNQGEVVLFENVRCNVGEKANDDRLAKMYADLCDVFVHDAFGTAHRAQASTHGVAKFAPVACAGPLLAGELEALGKALDNPARPMVAIVGGSKVSTKLTVLDSLSHIVDQLIVGGGIANTFIAATGNPVGKSLYEEDLMPEAKRLIEQAQSKGGDIPVPVDVVTGKEFAESAAAETKSVKDVAEDDMIFDIGPQSAEHLAKILKEAKTIVWNGPVGVFEFDQFGHGTEVIAKAIADSDAFSIAGGGDTIAAVDKYGINDKVSYISTGGGAFLEFLEGKELPAVAILEERAKG
- the fba gene encoding class II fructose-bisphosphate aldolase (catalyzes the reversible aldol condensation of dihydroxyacetonephosphate and glyceraldehyde 3-phosphate in the Calvin cycle, glycolysis, and/or gluconeogenesis); translated protein: MALITLRQLLDHAAEHNYGIPAFNVNNLEQMRAVMQAADETDSPVIIQASAGARKYAGSNFLRHLIVAATEEFPHIPICMHQDHGSSPAVCQQSIQLGFSSVMMDGSLEEDMKTPASYEYNVRVTKLATEMAHACGVSVEGELGCLGSLETGMAGEEDGSGAEGVLSHDQLLTDPEEAAQFVKDTKVDALAIAIGTSHGAYKFTRPPTGDVLAIERIKAIHERIPDTHLVMHGSSSVPQDWLATINEYGGDLGETYGVPVEEIQEGIKHGVRKVNIDTDLRLAATGAVRKFLKHNPKEFDPRKYNKAAQDAMQAICKARYEAFGTAGNAGKIKAINMEQMALDYKAGKLDPRVK
- the gap gene encoding type I glyceraldehyde-3-phosphate dehydrogenase, encoding MTVKVAINGYGRIGRTALRAIYEHGYRDRIQVVAINSSHPAETTVHLTKYDTTHGRFNADVSTDGEYMIVNGDKIKLYAERNPELIPWGEQDVDVVFECTGVFKDQAGASKHFKGGAKKVLISAPGAADVDATVVFGVNDDILKPEHRVVSNASCTTNCLAPLAKVLNDTIGIKKGLVNTIHAYTNDQRLIDNQHSDLRRARAAAQSIIPTKTGAAKAVGLVLPELNGKLDGFAMRVPTINVSCVDLTFEAGRDTTAEEINDIVKKAADGHVLCYNDEPLVSVDFNHSPASSTFDSGLTRVQDGNFVKVVTWYDNEWGFSNRMLDVAIKMMSV
- the tkt gene encoding transketolase; this encodes MSLSGNDSLTRFQLANAIRALSMDAVQKAKSGHPGAPMGMADIAEVLWNDYLVHNPANPDWVNRDRFVMSNGHGSMLVYSLLHLTGYDLSIDDLKNFRQLHSKTPGHPEFGYTPGVETTTGPLGQGIANAVGFAIAEKKLAAEFNKPDHDIIDHFTYVFMGDGCMMEGISHEVCSLAGTLGLGKLVAFYDDNGISIDGEVDGWFSDDTPKRFEAYGWQVIPAVDGHDPEAIKAAIEEARADSERPTLICCKTIIGFGSPNKQGKEECHGAPLGDDEIELARKQLNWPHPAFEVPESIREQWSARQVGQQQEADWNKKFIAYKEAFPELGSELERRLSRRLPEDFAEQAQAYIAKLQEEGQVVASRKASQMAINAYAPLLPELVGGSADLAGSNLTIHSQSKGIEAKDASGNYVYYGVREFGMCAIMNGMAIHGGLMPYGGTFLIFMEYARNALRMAALMKQQAIYVFTHDSIGLGEDGPTHQPIEQLANLRTTPNMSVWRPCDAVETAVAWKVAIERRNGPTALSLSRQNLQHQQRDAEQLASIERGGYVLVDCTDKPELIFIATGSEVELAIQAAKELSGKGKQVRVVSMPSTDVFEAQDASYKEAVLPSDVPSRVAIEASIADYWYKYVGLDGRIVGMTSFGESAPAGDLFKHFGFTVDNVVAVAEELLD